AATTTGAACTGCCGTGTAGCCGTCTTTTTCTTTTGTCTTCACTTGCGTCACTTTCCAGTCTTCTAATTTCAAAACAGTCACTGGAATCATCTCGCCCTCTTCTGTGTAAACAGAAGACATTCCGAGTTTGAAAGCAAAGATACCTGACAACTGCGCATCGCCAGAGGCTTGCGTAGTTTCAGGAGTTGTTGCTTCAGGAGCAGTTTGATTTACTTGTTCTTCACTCATGATAACTCCTATTCCTCAGCCAACTTGATTTCAACATCAACGCCAGCAGAGAGATCTAGCTTCATGAGTTGATCGATAGTTTGTGGAGTTGGCTCCAAAATATCTAAAAGTCTTTTGTGCGTTCGAATCTCGAATTGCTCACGAGATTTTTTATCAACGTGCGGAGAACGCAAAACTGTATAGCGATTAATCTTTGTTGGAAGAGGAATCGGACCAGCAATACGGGCACCCGT
The DNA window shown above is from Bdellovibrionales bacterium and carries:
- the rpsJ gene encoding 30S ribosomal protein S10 gives rise to the protein MQSQKIRIRLKAFDHKLLDQSTKEIVETARRTGARIAGPIPLPTKINRYTVLRSPHVDKKSREQFEIRTHKRLLDILEPTPQTIDQLMKLDLSAGVDVEIKLAEE